From a region of the Thermus caldilimi genome:
- a CDS encoding 3'-5' exonuclease translates to MEAFFRHRLATRLARRLRAEGRPLPFPALGEALGLRGPVEPVVRPLLDGRFRLGEEVELWEWHYPFPHPGEAVVVLDLETTGLSPGLNEVIEVGLVRLGRGERQSFQSLVRPSRPPSPFIERLTGIRAWELEGAPPLEEVLEKAYPLLRGATLVIQNASFDLGFLRPALEGMGYFLENPVVDTIRLAKRAMPGLRRYGLDALSQVLELPPREAHRALRDVERTLAVAYEVYYMLTSGIPRPLVDLGR, encoded by the coding sequence GTGGAGGCTTTCTTTCGCCACCGCCTGGCCACCCGCCTGGCCCGAAGGCTTAGGGCCGAGGGCAGGCCTTTACCTTTTCCCGCCCTGGGGGAGGCCCTGGGGCTAAGGGGTCCGGTGGAGCCCGTGGTGCGGCCCCTGCTGGACGGGCGCTTCCGCTTGGGGGAGGAGGTGGAGCTTTGGGAGTGGCACTACCCTTTCCCCCATCCCGGGGAGGCGGTGGTGGTCTTGGACCTGGAAACCACCGGGCTTTCCCCCGGCCTCAACGAGGTGATCGAAGTGGGCTTGGTGCGGCTGGGGCGGGGAGAGCGCCAAAGCTTTCAGAGCCTGGTGCGCCCAAGCCGCCCTCCCAGCCCCTTTATCGAGAGGCTCACGGGGATTCGCGCTTGGGAGCTGGAGGGGGCTCCTCCCCTCGAGGAGGTTCTGGAGAAGGCTTACCCCCTCTTGCGGGGGGCCACCTTGGTCATCCAAAACGCCAGCTTTGACCTGGGGTTTCTGCGGCCCGCCCTTGAGGGCATGGGCTATTTCCTGGAGAACCCGGTGGTGGACACCATCCGCCTGGCCAAAAGGGCCATGCCTGGCCTCAGGCGCTACGGCCTGGACGCTCTTTCCCAGGTCCTGGAGCTTCCTCCCAGGGAAGCCCACCGGGCCCTTAGGGATGTGGAGCGCACCCTTGCCGTGGCCTACGAGGTGTATTATATGCTCACTTCAGGGATTCCCCGTCCCTTGGTGGACCTCGGGAGGTGA